One Mesorhizobium sp. L-2-11 genomic region harbors:
- a CDS encoding adenylate/guanylate cyclase domain-containing protein, with protein MDRKLAAILAADVVGYSKMMESDEQGTFERLRSGRKELFEPEIARHHGRIFKLMGDGLLAEFASVVDAVECAVALQCGLAERNSSVAEDDRINVRIGVNLGELIIEGEDFYGEGVNIAARLEHMAEPGSVYVSGKVAHEVEKKLSFGFEPLGKHRMKNIDEPVSVFRVKVQGTPKIRSRSRRRSSFVPWAVAASVAVLAATGGAWLYFDRLGTPASGSAPSIAVLAFDNMSGDPSLGYFSDGVSEDIIAGLARSTDLSVIARNSSFTYKGKPTDVRQIGTDLNVNYVLEGSVRKDADQVRIVAQLINAKTGAHVWAERFDQSGSNPMALQDAVTERIVGALASETGQIKRSSYREAWGKDAASLEEYDYYLRGHDKLLQNTPEAVEEAYQIWTEAISKYPESSLLKFKMGFLYYIRASNGWSKDPEEDLRLVGEMAREGMSKPNLSPLEKKLGNWLLAYASHVERDFKKALAQAEAAIAMAPGDAYMAAVLADVATGAGDTQKAVSWSDFGIRNDPALSYLYLWFKGWALTAGGKYQDSAAVMEEQDDWVVHIPVIKAINFVNMGMLEEAKANIKKALEFDPSWSAAKWREITFVDDEVLDRQVSDLIKAGLPER; from the coding sequence ATGGACCGGAAGCTTGCAGCTATTCTTGCGGCCGATGTCGTTGGCTACTCCAAAATGATGGAGTCCGACGAGCAGGGAACCTTTGAACGCCTGCGATCCGGCCGCAAGGAGCTGTTCGAGCCCGAAATAGCCCGTCATCACGGCCGTATTTTCAAACTCATGGGCGATGGGCTGCTGGCCGAGTTCGCGAGCGTTGTTGACGCCGTCGAATGCGCCGTTGCTCTTCAGTGCGGACTTGCTGAACGGAACTCATCTGTTGCGGAGGACGACCGCATCAACGTGCGTATCGGCGTCAATTTGGGCGAGCTGATCATCGAAGGCGAGGACTTTTACGGTGAAGGCGTCAACATAGCTGCTCGCCTTGAGCATATGGCTGAGCCTGGCAGCGTTTATGTATCGGGCAAAGTCGCTCACGAAGTCGAAAAGAAACTTTCCTTTGGCTTCGAGCCCTTGGGCAAGCACCGGATGAAAAACATTGACGAACCCGTCTCCGTCTTCCGTGTCAAGGTCCAAGGCACTCCAAAAATCAGGTCCCGTTCCAGACGTCGGAGTTCATTTGTGCCGTGGGCAGTTGCGGCATCGGTAGCAGTGCTTGCGGCCACCGGAGGGGCGTGGCTCTATTTCGATCGTCTCGGGACTCCGGCTTCCGGCAGTGCTCCCTCCATCGCCGTTCTCGCTTTCGACAACATGAGCGGGGACCCAAGCCTTGGCTATTTCAGCGATGGCGTGAGCGAGGACATTATCGCTGGCCTGGCAAGATCGACCGATCTGTCGGTCATAGCCCGGAACTCGTCGTTCACATACAAGGGCAAGCCCACCGACGTCCGGCAGATCGGCACTGACCTCAACGTCAACTATGTCCTGGAGGGGAGCGTCAGGAAGGATGCGGACCAGGTTCGGATTGTGGCGCAGCTGATCAACGCAAAGACGGGCGCTCACGTCTGGGCAGAGCGGTTTGATCAGTCAGGCAGCAACCCGATGGCACTTCAGGATGCAGTGACGGAGAGAATTGTCGGAGCCCTCGCAAGCGAGACCGGGCAGATAAAGCGGTCAAGTTATCGCGAGGCTTGGGGCAAGGACGCCGCAAGTCTCGAGGAATATGATTACTACCTTCGAGGGCATGACAAACTTCTTCAAAACACGCCGGAGGCCGTCGAGGAAGCTTACCAAATATGGACGGAGGCGATTTCAAAATACCCTGAGTCCTCACTCCTGAAGTTCAAGATGGGGTTCCTCTACTACATCCGTGCCAGCAATGGATGGTCAAAAGATCCAGAGGAAGACCTGCGCCTTGTGGGTGAGATGGCAAGGGAGGGCATGTCCAAACCGAATTTGTCGCCATTGGAAAAGAAATTGGGGAATTGGCTTCTCGCCTATGCAAGTCACGTCGAACGCGACTTCAAGAAGGCCCTGGCCCAAGCTGAAGCGGCAATCGCCATGGCGCCCGGCGATGCATACATGGCTGCTGTCTTGGCTGATGTGGCCACCGGGGCTGGAGATACCCAAAAGGCGGTATCATGGTCAGACTTCGGCATCCGGAATGATCCGGCTTTGTCCTACTTGTATTTGTGGTTCAAGGGCTGGGCATTGACTGCAGGCGGCAAATATCAGGATTCGGCCGCAGTTATGGAGGAACAGGACGACTGGGTCGTGCACATTCCGGTGATCAAGGCCATCAACTTCGTCAACATGGGGATGCTGGAGGAAGCCAAAGCGAACATAAAGAAGGCACTCGAGTTCGACCCGAGTTGGTCGGCAGCGAAATGGCGGGAAATCACTTTCGTCGACGACGAGGTTCTTGACCGACAGGTGAGTGACTTGATCAAGGCCGGGTTGCCCGAGAGGTAG
- a CDS encoding xanthine dehydrogenase family protein molybdopterin-binding subunit — protein sequence MNDMTPLRNHRSTGSEDGPLNVSRRGFLGGAAALVLSVTVPVGRARAQAAESITPGSRVSAFLEIRPDSTVLFRSAFIEGGQGIFTAMAQIVGEELDVDPVNFTVEGAPPGPDYLLIGGGRFTGGSMSVRTSYETMRKLGASARQMLLQAAAARLGLSISELSTEPGRVIHAASGRAIPYGELADAAAALSVPTDVVLRDRADFRWIGKPVARLDARDKSTGRAQYAIDLKVDGMLHAAVQHTPRLGGEPGVLTNEAEVKAMPGVHSIHRLAGAVAVVADSWWRARRAVEALQVTWTEPAAATPRVMPADFSSETHKAMLKSTPGDGVAFEQEGDAAGSLAGAARIVEATYDAPYLVHGQLEPPSAIARWNADGTLELWIPNQAPEMFQAEAAKVAGIEPGKVIIHSPMLGGFFGRHFLYQTANPFPQAILLAKAAGRPVKLIWSREEEFLRDTMRPMGVARFRAGLDGDGLPVALDAVAVGEGPTGRWFGRQPDKVDSSAVEGIAGKVYAIANRRVGQVHVDDPAIIGFWRSVGHSMNDFFYETFFDEMADAGQQDPYELRLRLLADSPRHSKLLQAVADLAGGWKRGPFAAEDGSRRARGVAMASPFGSEVATIAEVSLRDGEVVVHQIWVAIDPGSIVNPAIIEAQVNSAVALGLSSALLEEVVYVDGMPQARNFDGYPILPPDRMPRVHVRIVESGAPMGGVGEPGLPGVPPAVVNAASVLTGQRIRSLPLSKLDLKGMEG from the coding sequence ATGAACGACATGACTCCTCTTCGCAACCACCGGTCCACGGGCAGCGAGGACGGTCCGCTCAACGTCTCGCGCCGCGGCTTTCTCGGTGGCGCCGCAGCGCTCGTCCTATCCGTCACGGTGCCGGTCGGACGCGCCCGGGCGCAGGCCGCCGAATCGATCACGCCCGGAAGTCGGGTCAGTGCGTTTCTGGAAATCCGCCCCGACAGCACCGTGCTGTTCCGCAGTGCCTTCATCGAAGGCGGGCAAGGCATCTTCACCGCCATGGCGCAGATCGTCGGCGAGGAACTGGACGTCGATCCCGTCAACTTTACTGTCGAGGGAGCGCCTCCCGGCCCCGATTATCTCCTGATCGGCGGCGGCCGCTTTACCGGCGGCAGCATGTCGGTGCGCACGAGCTACGAGACCATGCGCAAGCTTGGCGCCTCGGCACGCCAGATGCTGCTGCAGGCAGCGGCCGCGCGGCTCGGGCTGTCGATCTCGGAGCTGTCCACCGAACCGGGCCGCGTGATCCATGCAGCGTCCGGGCGGGCGATCCCTTACGGCGAGCTCGCCGATGCGGCCGCGGCTCTGTCGGTGCCGACAGATGTCGTACTGCGCGACCGTGCCGACTTCCGCTGGATCGGCAAGCCGGTCGCAAGGCTCGACGCGCGTGACAAGTCCACGGGACGCGCGCAGTATGCAATCGACCTCAAGGTCGACGGCATGCTTCACGCCGCCGTCCAGCACACCCCGCGCCTCGGCGGGGAGCCGGGCGTCTTGACGAACGAGGCCGAGGTTAAGGCCATGCCCGGCGTGCACTCGATTCACCGCTTGGCCGGCGCCGTGGCGGTCGTCGCTGACAGCTGGTGGCGGGCGCGCCGCGCGGTGGAAGCCCTGCAGGTGACCTGGACGGAGCCTGCGGCTGCAACGCCTCGCGTCATGCCGGCTGATTTCTCCTCCGAGACCCACAAGGCAATGTTGAAGTCGACACCCGGAGACGGCGTCGCTTTCGAGCAGGAAGGCGATGCCGCAGGCAGCCTTGCCGGCGCAGCGCGGATCGTGGAGGCGACCTATGACGCTCCCTACCTCGTGCACGGGCAGCTCGAGCCGCCCTCGGCGATCGCGCGTTGGAATGCCGACGGGACTCTCGAGCTTTGGATCCCAAACCAGGCGCCCGAGATGTTCCAGGCCGAGGCTGCAAAGGTCGCAGGCATAGAGCCGGGCAAGGTGATCATCCACTCACCTATGCTCGGCGGCTTCTTCGGGCGGCATTTCCTTTATCAGACGGCCAATCCGTTCCCGCAGGCGATCCTGCTGGCGAAGGCGGCAGGTCGTCCCGTCAAGCTGATCTGGAGCCGCGAGGAGGAATTCCTGCGCGACACGATGAGACCAATGGGGGTAGCCCGTTTCCGCGCCGGTCTCGACGGCGACGGTTTGCCGGTCGCTCTGGATGCCGTTGCGGTGGGTGAAGGTCCGACAGGACGTTGGTTCGGTCGCCAGCCGGACAAGGTGGACAGCTCCGCCGTCGAAGGCATCGCGGGTAAGGTCTATGCGATTGCGAACCGGCGCGTCGGCCAGGTTCACGTCGATGATCCGGCGATCATCGGCTTCTGGCGGTCGGTTGGTCATTCGATGAACGACTTCTTCTACGAGACGTTCTTCGATGAAATGGCCGACGCAGGTCAGCAGGACCCCTACGAACTGCGGCTGCGGCTTCTCGCGGACAGCCCGCGCCACAGCAAGCTTCTGCAGGCAGTCGCCGATCTGGCCGGGGGGTGGAAGCGCGGTCCCTTCGCGGCGGAGGACGGCAGCCGCCGCGCGCGCGGCGTCGCGATGGCCTCGCCCTTCGGCAGCGAGGTGGCGACGATCGCCGAAGTCTCGCTGCGCGACGGCGAGGTCGTCGTGCACCAGATATGGGTGGCCATCGATCCCGGAAGCATCGTCAATCCGGCCATCATCGAGGCGCAGGTGAACTCGGCAGTCGCACTTGGCCTGTCCTCGGCATTGCTGGAGGAAGTCGTCTATGTCGACGGCATGCCGCAGGCGCGCAATTTCGACGGCTATCCGATCCTGCCTCCAGACCGCATGCCGCGCGTGCATGTTCGCATCGTCGAAAGCGGTGCGCCGATGGGCGGCGTCGGCGAGCCTGGCCTGCCCGGCGTGCCGCCGGCGGTGGTCAATGCCGCCTCGGTGCTCACGGGCCAGCGTATCCGCAGCCTGCCCCTCTCGAAGCTCGACCTGAAAGGCATGGAAGGATAA
- a CDS encoding (2Fe-2S)-binding protein has translation MELTINGSTFQVDVEPDTPLLWVLRDTLGMTGTKYGCGVAQCGACTVLIDGQATRSCVTTVDGVVGTAVTTIEAIEQDTEGRKVVEAWVANQVPQCGYCQSGQVMAATALLKQTPQPTEEDIAGAMVNLCRCGTYNAISAAVRQAAQA, from the coding sequence ATGGAACTGACCATCAACGGCTCGACATTTCAGGTCGACGTCGAACCGGATACGCCGCTGCTCTGGGTGCTACGTGACACGCTGGGCATGACCGGAACGAAGTATGGCTGCGGCGTCGCCCAGTGCGGCGCATGCACGGTGCTGATCGACGGACAGGCCACGCGATCCTGCGTGACGACGGTCGACGGCGTCGTCGGAACGGCGGTCACGACGATCGAGGCGATCGAACAGGATACCGAGGGCCGGAAGGTGGTCGAGGCGTGGGTCGCCAATCAGGTGCCGCAATGCGGCTACTGCCAGTCCGGCCAGGTGATGGCTGCGACGGCGCTGCTCAAGCAGACCCCGCAGCCGACCGAGGAGGATATCGCCGGCGCAATGGTGAACCTCTGCCGCTGCGGCACCTACAACGCGATCTCGGCTGCCGTCCGGCAGGCCGCGCAGGCGTGA
- a CDS encoding LysR family transcriptional regulator, which translates to MARQDFNDLLWFLAVAEEKSFTRAAAKLGVTQSTLSHTIKRLETRMGIRLLTRTTRSVATTEAGERLRQSLAPRVAEIEAEIAALMEFRDKPAGTIRLTLSDHAFDSLVWPKLRPALATYPDIKLELSIDNGLRNIVEDGFDAGVRLGESVEKDMIAVRIGPDWRMVAAASPDYFDAHPTPRHPQELIQHNCMNMRQTRGGGLYAWEFEKDGHELRVRVDGQLTFNASYAMVDAALKGYGIAFVPEDLVERHIASGKLVQVLDDWCPKFPGYYVYYPSRRQNLPAFKVIIDALRYGGA; encoded by the coding sequence ATGGCTAGGCAAGACTTCAACGACCTCTTGTGGTTCCTCGCCGTTGCCGAGGAAAAGAGCTTCACGCGCGCCGCGGCAAAGCTCGGCGTCACGCAGTCGACCCTCAGCCACACGATCAAGCGGTTGGAAACGCGTATGGGCATCAGGCTGCTCACGCGCACGACCCGCAGCGTGGCGACGACCGAGGCCGGCGAGCGCCTGCGGCAGTCGCTTGCACCGCGTGTTGCCGAAATCGAAGCGGAGATCGCCGCGCTGATGGAGTTTCGCGACAAGCCCGCCGGAACCATCCGGCTGACCCTTTCGGATCACGCGTTCGACAGCCTCGTCTGGCCGAAGCTCAGGCCGGCGCTCGCAACCTATCCCGACATCAAGCTGGAACTCAGCATCGACAACGGACTGCGCAACATCGTCGAGGATGGCTTCGACGCCGGCGTTCGATTGGGTGAAAGCGTCGAGAAGGACATGATTGCCGTCCGTATTGGCCCGGACTGGCGCATGGTCGCTGCGGCTTCGCCCGACTATTTCGACGCGCATCCCACGCCCCGGCATCCTCAGGAGTTGATCCAGCACAACTGCATGAACATGCGCCAGACACGTGGCGGCGGGCTCTATGCCTGGGAGTTCGAGAAGGACGGTCATGAGCTGCGCGTCCGGGTCGATGGGCAACTCACCTTCAACGCCTCCTACGCCATGGTCGATGCGGCTTTGAAGGGGTACGGCATCGCCTTCGTGCCGGAGGACCTCGTCGAGCGTCACATCGCATCCGGCAAGCTCGTGCAGGTGCTCGATGACTGGTGCCCGAAATTCCCGGGTTACTACGTCTATTATCCGAGCCGACGGCAGAACCTGCCAGCGTTCAAGGTTATCATCGATGCCCTGCGCTATGGCGGGGCTTGA
- a CDS encoding MFS transporter → METTYDTRILDDRTAWGAVLSMALCVAVLIASEFMPVSLLSPIAVDLGISEGRTGQAISISGAFAVVTSLLVADLTRRIDRKLVVTGFTVLLIVSGLATTFAPNFALLMVGRALLGVAIGGFWSMSTSIVMRLVSEDRVPKGLAMLNAGNAIAATIAAPLGSFLGAYVGWRGAFFLVVPLGLLALVWQWISLPPLPPRGRTVSGNVLALLGRRPVALGMASILFLFMGQFALFTYLRPFLESVTGVGISALSAMLLVIGLAGVAGTWCIGRLLHTRLFSILIVIPLVMSILAVALIALGSTPVPVALLLLAWGFFGTAAPVAWGTWLSRTLPDDAEAGGGLQVATIQLAITGGAAIGGTLFDAIGWWGAFAFGAALLYGSSLLALVAWRTTRRALP, encoded by the coding sequence ATGGAAACCACCTACGACACCCGGATTTTAGATGACCGCACGGCGTGGGGCGCGGTGCTGTCGATGGCGCTGTGCGTCGCCGTGCTGATTGCGTCGGAGTTCATGCCGGTCAGCCTGCTCTCTCCGATCGCGGTGGATCTCGGCATCTCAGAGGGCCGGACTGGCCAGGCCATCTCGATCTCTGGCGCCTTTGCCGTGGTTACCAGCCTGCTGGTCGCCGACCTTACGCGCCGGATCGACCGAAAGCTTGTCGTGACCGGCTTCACGGTGCTCCTGATCGTTTCCGGTCTGGCGACGACCTTCGCGCCGAATTTCGCGTTGCTGATGGTCGGTCGTGCGCTCCTCGGTGTGGCGATCGGTGGCTTTTGGTCGATGTCGACTTCGATCGTCATGCGCCTCGTATCGGAAGACCGTGTCCCGAAGGGCCTCGCCATGCTGAATGCAGGGAACGCGATCGCGGCCACGATCGCCGCCCCGCTAGGCAGCTTTCTCGGGGCCTATGTCGGCTGGCGCGGCGCCTTCTTCCTTGTCGTCCCGCTCGGTCTTCTGGCGCTGGTCTGGCAATGGATCAGCCTGCCGCCGCTGCCGCCGCGCGGCAGAACGGTATCCGGCAATGTGCTGGCGCTGCTTGGCCGCCGCCCAGTCGCGCTCGGCATGGCTTCGATCCTGTTTCTCTTCATGGGCCAGTTCGCGCTCTTCACTTACCTTCGCCCCTTCCTCGAGAGCGTCACTGGGGTCGGCATTTCGGCGCTCTCGGCTATGCTCCTCGTCATCGGACTGGCGGGTGTCGCGGGCACCTGGTGCATCGGGCGGCTGCTGCACACGCGCCTGTTCAGCATCCTGATCGTGATCCCGCTCGTCATGTCGATCCTTGCCGTCGCGCTGATCGCCCTCGGATCAACGCCCGTCCCCGTCGCGCTGCTTCTTCTCGCCTGGGGGTTCTTCGGCACAGCCGCCCCCGTGGCATGGGGGACATGGCTGAGCCGCACGCTGCCGGATGATGCGGAGGCCGGAGGCGGTCTCCAGGTCGCGACCATCCAACTCGCCATCACCGGTGGTGCGGCGATCGGAGGAACGCTGTTCGACGCGATCGGGTGGTGGGGCGCATTCGCGTTTGGTGCGGCGCTGCTCTACGGGTCATCACTGCTTGCACTCGTCGCATGGCGCACAACCCGGAGGGCTTTGCCCTGA
- a CDS encoding substrate binding domain-containing protein, which translates to MDRLDVALTDSFVDVIAERLDVVIRMGTINDDRLIVRKLGMMERRLAATPDYLDRMGRPRRPEDLAEHDYLLYAHVTTRDIVPLTGPGGEKAEVRIRPTMCSNNSLLNQQALLSGIGIGLGHKVILDPLVAQERLEYVLPDWHYAPHHVHAVYPSNRFIPLKVRRFVAGFAEHLAAMGAFIDDKKACTSKETAPAW; encoded by the coding sequence ATGGACCGCCTTGACGTGGCGCTGACCGACAGCTTCGTCGACGTGATCGCAGAAAGGCTCGACGTCGTGATCCGCATGGGGACCATCAACGACGATCGGCTGATCGTGCGCAAGCTCGGGATGATGGAGCGACGCCTTGCGGCAACGCCGGACTATCTCGACCGGATGGGACGGCCGCGGCGGCCTGAGGATCTTGCCGAGCATGACTACCTGCTTTATGCCCATGTCACGACGCGCGATATCGTTCCGCTTACCGGCCCAGGCGGCGAAAAGGCCGAGGTGCGAATCCGGCCGACGATGTGCTCCAACAATTCGCTCCTTAACCAGCAGGCACTGCTGTCTGGCATCGGCATCGGTCTCGGGCACAAGGTGATACTCGACCCGCTCGTTGCGCAAGAGCGGCTCGAATATGTGCTGCCGGACTGGCACTACGCACCGCACCACGTGCATGCGGTGTATCCATCGAACCGCTTCATTCCGTTGAAGGTCAGGCGGTTCGTTGCCGGCTTCGCCGAGCACCTCGCCGCGATGGGTGCGTTCATCGATGACAAAAAAGCATGTACATCCAAGGAAACGGCGCCGGCCTGGTGA
- a CDS encoding MBL fold metallo-hydrolase, protein MTLSRRHFLASAGLAGGALLADASAPALARAPLAHAPTLGALRRKVGSIEVTALLDGYIDIGSELVIGLAEADAERLAEASFQKPGPRRAPVNAYLINLGDRLVLVDAGTSDSMGPSLGRLPAAIEAAGVSPDQIDTLLITHMHPDHINGVLTPAGQALFANAELVVTATDYAFWHDDTNMNQAPDEAKPFFIGARKAVAAYADRLRQVDGEREALGSIRTVPLPGHTPGHAGFIVESDGEALFIWGDVVHMATYQFARPDWSIAFDVDSKLAAETRKRTLDRVAADRMLIAGMHLPFPGIGHVARDGDAYRFVPDEWSYAL, encoded by the coding sequence ATGACGCTTTCCCGCCGTCATTTTCTCGCCAGTGCCGGCCTAGCCGGCGGCGCGCTTCTAGCCGACGCCTCCGCTCCGGCACTGGCCCGCGCGCCGCTGGCTCACGCTCCTACCCTTGGCGCGCTGCGCCGCAAAGTGGGTTCGATCGAGGTCACGGCGCTGCTGGACGGCTATATCGACATTGGTTCCGAGTTGGTCATCGGGCTCGCTGAGGCCGATGCGGAGCGGCTGGCTGAGGCCAGTTTCCAGAAGCCCGGACCGCGCCGGGCACCGGTCAATGCCTATCTCATCAACCTGGGCGACCGTCTGGTGCTCGTCGACGCCGGTACGTCGGACAGCATGGGCCCGTCACTCGGCCGACTTCCGGCCGCTATCGAGGCGGCCGGCGTCTCTCCGGACCAGATCGACACATTGCTGATTACCCACATGCACCCCGACCATATCAACGGCGTGCTGACTCCCGCCGGCCAGGCGCTGTTTGCCAATGCCGAGCTCGTCGTCACCGCCACCGACTACGCGTTCTGGCACGACGACACGAACATGAACCAGGCGCCGGACGAGGCGAAGCCGTTCTTCATCGGCGCACGCAAGGCTGTCGCCGCTTATGCGGACCGCCTGCGACAAGTGGACGGCGAGCGCGAGGCGCTCGGCTCGATCCGCACCGTGCCGCTGCCCGGCCACACTCCGGGCCATGCCGGCTTCATCGTCGAATCGGACGGCGAGGCGCTGTTCATCTGGGGTGATGTCGTGCACATGGCGACCTACCAGTTCGCGCGCCCGGACTGGAGCATCGCCTTCGATGTCGATTCCAAACTGGCTGCCGAAACGCGCAAGCGGACCCTCGACCGGGTCGCCGCTGACCGGATGCTGATCGCCGGCATGCATTTGCCGTTCCCCGGCATCGGCCATGTGGCGCGCGATGGCGACGCATATCGCTTCGTGCCGGACGAATGGTCCTATGCACTGTAG
- a CDS encoding SDR family oxidoreductase: MDLGIRGKKAIVCASSKGLGRGCAIALAEAGCDLVVNGRNADQLAKTAAELRERFGVEVTEIVGDVSKPELQKALLAACPDPDILVNNNGGPPFRDFRELDREKILEGVTQNMVTPVELVQAVIDGMAERGFGRIVNITSLSVYVPIPGLDLSSGARAGLTSFLAGVARTVIDRNVTINNMLPGKLDTDRLRPPHEAGTPEDPAAAAARKAQAAANVPAKRLGTPEEFGQICAFLCSVHAGYLTGQNIPVDGGLYVSAF, encoded by the coding sequence ATGGATCTCGGTATTCGCGGAAAAAAGGCCATCGTCTGTGCTTCGAGCAAGGGCCTTGGGCGCGGTTGCGCCATAGCGCTGGCCGAAGCCGGCTGTGATCTGGTCGTCAACGGGCGCAACGCCGACCAGCTGGCCAAGACCGCCGCCGAACTGCGCGAAAGATTCGGCGTTGAGGTGACCGAGATTGTCGGCGACGTGTCGAAGCCCGAGCTACAGAAGGCGCTACTTGCCGCCTGTCCCGATCCCGATATCCTCGTCAACAACAATGGCGGACCGCCGTTTCGCGATTTCCGCGAGCTCGACCGCGAAAAGATCCTCGAAGGCGTCACCCAGAACATGGTGACCCCGGTCGAGCTGGTTCAGGCTGTGATCGACGGCATGGCCGAGCGCGGCTTTGGCCGCATCGTCAACATCACCTCGCTGTCGGTCTATGTTCCCATTCCCGGCCTCGATCTGTCGTCCGGCGCGCGCGCCGGCCTGACCTCGTTCCTTGCCGGCGTCGCGCGGACGGTGATCGACCGCAATGTGACGATCAACAACATGCTGCCGGGCAAGCTCGACACCGACCGGCTGCGCCCTCCGCACGAAGCCGGCACCCCTGAAGATCCGGCTGCCGCCGCCGCACGCAAGGCCCAGGCAGCAGCCAACGTTCCGGCCAAGCGGCTCGGCACGCCGGAGGAATTCGGCCAGATCTGCGCCTTCCTGTGCTCGGTTCACGCCGGCTACCTGACCGGGCAGAACATACCGGTCGACGGCGGCCTCTACGTCAGCGCGTTCTAG
- a CDS encoding UDP-2,3-diacylglucosamine diphosphatase: MPGAEPRTFRSMFISDVHLGSKAAKAEFLIDFLRHHDADIIYLVGDIVDGWRLRRNWHWPQSHNDVVQKLLRKARKGASITYIAGNHDEFARQFQGVHFGGIVVADRVIHETADGKRFLVIHGDQFDTVVHNARWLAYLGDYAYDAAMLVNRVVTRLRQLLGLPYWSFSSWAKVNVKKAVNFIGSFQTMLTEEARRSHVDGVICGHIHHAAIENYEDVQYINTGDWVESCTAVVEHFDGQMEILHWAHVLPEAPVGGEVLVPIDIVAIKGRAVQAA, encoded by the coding sequence ATGCCTGGCGCAGAGCCCCGCACATTCCGCAGCATGTTCATCTCCGACGTCCATCTCGGATCGAAGGCGGCGAAGGCCGAGTTCCTGATCGATTTTCTGCGCCATCACGACGCCGATATCATCTATCTCGTCGGCGACATCGTCGACGGCTGGCGGCTGAGGCGGAACTGGCACTGGCCGCAAAGCCACAATGACGTCGTCCAGAAATTGCTGCGCAAGGCGCGCAAGGGCGCCAGCATCACCTACATCGCCGGCAATCACGACGAGTTCGCGCGCCAGTTCCAGGGCGTGCATTTCGGCGGCATCGTCGTCGCCGACCGCGTCATCCACGAGACCGCCGACGGCAAACGCTTTCTTGTCATCCATGGCGACCAGTTCGACACCGTCGTCCACAATGCGCGCTGGCTGGCCTATCTCGGCGACTACGCCTATGACGCGGCGATGCTGGTCAACCGCGTGGTGACGCGGCTTCGCCAACTGCTTGGCCTGCCATACTGGTCGTTTTCGTCCTGGGCCAAGGTCAACGTCAAGAAGGCGGTGAATTTCATCGGCTCTTTTCAGACCATGCTGACCGAGGAAGCGCGCCGTTCGCATGTCGACGGCGTGATCTGCGGTCACATCCACCATGCCGCGATCGAAAACTACGAGGACGTGCAGTACATCAACACCGGCGACTGGGTGGAGAGCTGCACCGCAGTGGTCGAGCATTTCGACGGCCAGATGGAGATCCTGCACTGGGCGCATGTCCTGCCGGAGGCTCCGGTCGGCGGCGAAGTGCTGGTGCCGATCGACATCGTCGCCATCAAGGGCAGGGCAGTCCAGGCTGCCTGA